Proteins encoded in a region of the Penaeus vannamei isolate JL-2024 chromosome 30, ASM4276789v1, whole genome shotgun sequence genome:
- the LOC113819772 gene encoding uncharacterized protein, with the protein MPRKLRSTSSGDKPSVVRKHDDPTSTSQEAGGAPSSRSYSSEPGPSTSRQTDAARLRRGSNYSHTGDGKSQTRSFLDLLDESDFSESDDDWLPEAVTSSGRLIGVEEAVTSSDSDSEEDLQEISVSSTAGEPRRLFYLRNKSFVDHAPQNATENLGACNLLKPIEYFLSYVSEDFLGDIAMYTNMKSIETTGACINTNSKEIATFIGMTFAMSIIKMPRIRMYWQSKTRIPWIADKMARDRFFRLRHSLKVINDNTVLEDDKKVTGFGK; encoded by the exons ATGCCGCGGAAACTAAGATCCACAAGCTCTg GTGACAAACCATCAGTTGTCAGGAAGCATGATGACCCCACAAGTACATCTCAAGAGGCTG GTGGTGCACCATCATCAAGAAGCTACAGTAGTGAACCAGGCCCATCTACATCTCGACAAACTGATGCTGCACGTTTAAGAAGAG GGAGCAACTACTCCCATACAGGAGATGGCAAATCACAGACTAGGTCTTTTCTGGATCTCCTTGATGAAAGTGACTTCAGTGAGAGTGATGATGACTGGCTACCCGAGGCAGTGACGTCATCTGGGAGACTAATTGGAGTTGAAGAAGCTGTCACTTCTTCGGACTCGGATTCTGAAGAGGATCTCCAGGAGATATCTGTATCTTCAACTGCTGGGGAGCCAAGAAGATTGTTTTACCTACGAAATAAATCTTTCGTAGACCATGCTCCTCAGAATGCAACAGAAAATTTAGGAGCTTGTAACTTACTGAAACCAATTGAGTATTTCCTATCTTATGTCAGTGAGGATTTTTTGGGAGATATtgcaatgtatacaaatatgaaatcAATTGAAACTACAGGTGCATGTATTAACACAAACAGCAAAGAAATTGCCACTTTCATAGGAATGACATTTGCTATGTCAATCATAAAGATGCCAAGAATTAGAATGTATTGGCAGTCAAAAACTAGGATCCCTTGGATAGCTGATAAAATGGCAAGAGACAGATTTTTCCGTCTCAGACATTCGTTAAAGGTCATCAATGATAACACTGTATTGGAAGACGACAAAAAAGTGACAGGTTTTGGAAAGTAA
- the LOC138867491 gene encoding piggyBac transposable element-derived protein 3-like: MIPFRGRISIRQHVPGKPFPDGLKIFVLASPSGMVLDFEFFQTKEALLSIIEKLNVKPDRTLTTGEAAVLRFVRSVDAGTSIFFDRFFTSSNLLCDLYDRGLRGTGTIKKNMVPKEAKQRLKTEATLRKEGRGASDCQVRNDNKVAVTAWYDKKLILMASNEFSIDDEDICQRWSKATNTHVGVKRPRVVREYNSAMGGVDVQDQIVSYYRSPNRTKKWTVRVVLHVLDVVTANCWLEYRKDMESKPKQYLDFKLILADQLMSGDFFDHATDSQSISDASLSSVDCIDSETEPPLKAAKQGLTPLPNRAERKKGASHLPIVIDGKNSFRRCRREGCKNRTRTLCSQCNDYSIEVIFFFSLEPENNLMKDLFSYRGAAIYSSLELKRIPGVITATSATWAPYGTK; the protein is encoded by the exons ATGATTCCTTTTCGAGGTAGAATCAGTATCAGGCAACATGTCCCTGGCAAACCTTTCCCAGACGGGTTAAAAATATTTGTCCTAGCTTCTCCAAGTGGAATGGTACTCGATTTTGAATTTTTTCAAACTAAAGAAGCATTGCTATCCATTATTGAAAAGCTGAATGTTAAACCTGACAGAACCCTCACAACTGGTGAAGCAGCAGTATTAAGGTTTGTGCGCAGTGTGGATGCTGGCACAAGTATCTTTTTTGATAGATTTTTTACAAGCTCAAACTTATTGTGTGATCTGTATGACAGAGGCCTTCGAGGAACAGGCACAATTAAGAAAAACATGGTACCTAAAGAGGCTAAGCAAAGATTAAAGACTGAGGCAACCTTGCGCAAAGAGGGCAGAGGGGCATCCGATTGCCAAGTCCGAAATGATAACAAGGTGGCTGTGACTGCTTGGTATGACAAAAAGTTGATACTAATGGCTTCCAATGAGTTCTCTATTGATGACGAAGATATATGCCAGCGGTGGTCTAAGGCTACCAATACCCATGTTGGTGTAAAGAGGCCCCGTGTGGTAAGGGAGTACAACAGTGCCATGGGGGGTGTGGATGTTCAAGACCAAATAGTCAGCTATTACAGAAGCCCCAATCGCACTAAGAAGTGGACTGTTAGGGTGGTATTGCATGTACTTGATGTTGTAACTGCCAACTGTTGGCTGGAATACAGAAAGGATATGGAGTCAAAACCCAAACAATATCTAGACTTCAAATTAATCTTGGCAGACCAGTTAATGTCAGGTGATTTCTTTGACCATGCCACTGACAGTCAGAGTATTTCTGATGCAAGTCTCTCTTCAGTAGACTGTATTGATTCAGAGACTGAGCCTCCTCTAAAGGCAGCTAAACAGGGCTTGACTCCTCTGCCAAACagggctgaaagaaagaaaggtgcatCTCATCTCCCAATAGTCATTGATGGTAAGAACTCTTTCCGCAGATGTCGCAGAGAAGGATGTAAGAATAGAACACGAACATTGTGCTCTCAGTGTAAT GATTATTCTATAGAAGTGATATTTTTCTTTAGTCTTGAACCAGAGAATAATCTCATGAAAGATTTATTTTCCTATAGAGGTGCTGCAATTTATTCTAGTCTTGAACTAAAGA